Proteins encoded together in one Deinococcus ruber window:
- the wecB gene encoding non-hydrolyzing UDP-N-acetylglucosamine 2-epimerase has product MKRIVLAFGTRPEATKMAPVYSALLAHGGLTPLILSTGQQREQLDSALAVFGLTPDRDMNVMTERQTLAGLTAKIVPQAGQTLREMEADMVLVHGDTSTSFCVALSAFYEGIPVGHVEAGLRSGSLSEPFPEEANRRLTAVLSTLDFAPTPLSKANILREGKADAGVIVTGQTAVDAVREVAGKVPLRPSWQSRLDAGQGLVTVTMHRRENLPMMSEMARALSDVAQAHPELHFIYPVHLNPAVQEAVRPHLSGLSNFELTEPLDYAAMAPLMAASTLLATDSGGLQEEGAALGVPVAVLRNVTERPEGLEAGVLVLAGNEAGQMRRVLLDLLASPVRLNAMREARNPYGDGLAGTRIAQAIGWHFGLNERPLDWQP; this is encoded by the coding sequence GTGAAACGTATCGTCCTCGCCTTCGGAACCCGCCCGGAAGCCACCAAAATGGCTCCAGTCTATTCAGCGTTGCTGGCCCACGGTGGCCTGACGCCCCTGATCCTGTCCACCGGGCAGCAGCGCGAACAGCTCGATTCGGCGCTCGCGGTGTTCGGTCTGACTCCCGACCGCGACATGAACGTGATGACCGAGCGTCAGACGCTGGCGGGCCTGACGGCCAAAATCGTGCCACAGGCGGGTCAGACACTGCGCGAAATGGAAGCCGATATGGTGCTGGTTCACGGCGATACCAGCACCAGTTTCTGCGTGGCGCTCTCGGCTTTTTACGAGGGCATTCCGGTGGGCCATGTCGAGGCGGGGCTGCGGAGCGGGTCGCTGTCGGAACCTTTTCCCGAGGAGGCCAATCGCCGCCTGACCGCTGTGCTCAGTACGCTCGATTTTGCGCCCACCCCGCTGAGCAAGGCCAATATTCTGCGCGAGGGCAAGGCAGATGCGGGCGTGATCGTGACCGGACAGACGGCAGTGGACGCGGTGAGGGAGGTGGCAGGCAAGGTGCCGCTGCGTCCGTCCTGGCAGTCGCGGCTGGACGCCGGGCAGGGGCTGGTGACGGTCACCATGCACCGCCGCGAGAATCTGCCCATGATGTCCGAGATGGCGCGTGCGCTCTCCGACGTGGCGCAGGCGCATCCGGAACTGCACTTCATCTATCCGGTGCACCTGAATCCGGCGGTGCAGGAAGCGGTTCGCCCGCATCTGTCGGGCCTGAGCAACTTCGAACTGACCGAACCGCTCGATTACGCCGCGATGGCCCCGCTGATGGCGGCCTCGACGTTGCTCGCCACCGACTCGGGCGGTTTGCAGGAAGAGGGCGCGGCGCTGGGTGTGCCGGTGGCGGTGCTGAGAAACGTGACCGAGCGCCCCGAGGGGCTGGAAGCGGGCGTGCTGGTGCTGGCGGGGAACGAGGCAGGGCAGATGCGGCGGGTGTTGCTGGATCTGCTCGCCAGTCCTGTGCGTCTGAATGCCATGCGGGAGGCCCGCAACCCTTACGGTGACGGTCTGGCCGGAACGCGCATCGCGCAGGCGATCGGCTGGCATTTCGGCCTGAACGAGCGCCCGCTCGACTGGCAGCCCTGA
- a CDS encoding Jag family protein: protein MDNPKNLDDYLAGLGISEADESAPPAPPEPLSEATGTALHELPTALDARETLTQFLQGLLSRIDPELSVTVNAADNALEAEIQGERAAKMAGRDGRILGAIEVLAYAALSRQGYNDIRVRIDAGGFRRRYNENLSRMAERLAVQVAKTGESHEMQPMPPADRRVIHLALQEHALVQTESVGEGHNRRLIIRPRPHDSSPSGSDETGQPTSQDDS from the coding sequence GTCTGGGTATCAGCGAGGCTGACGAGAGTGCGCCTCCTGCACCTCCGGAGCCGCTGAGCGAGGCGACGGGAACAGCGCTGCACGAACTTCCGACAGCGCTGGATGCGCGGGAAACCCTGACCCAGTTTCTTCAGGGCCTGCTGTCGCGTATCGATCCGGAACTGAGCGTGACCGTGAATGCTGCCGACAATGCGCTGGAGGCCGAGATTCAGGGTGAACGGGCCGCGAAGATGGCGGGGCGCGACGGGCGCATTCTGGGAGCCATCGAGGTGCTGGCGTATGCCGCGCTCAGCCGCCAGGGGTACAACGACATCCGGGTGCGGATAGATGCCGGGGGCTTTCGGAGGCGCTACAACGAAAACCTCAGCCGGATGGCCGAACGGCTGGCGGTGCAGGTCGCCAAGACCGGTGAGTCTCACGAGATGCAGCCGATGCCGCCCGCAGATCGCCGGGTCATCCATCTGGCGCTTCAGGAACACGCGCTGGTGCAGACCGAATCGGTGGGCGAGGGGCACAACCGCCGCCTGATTATCCGGCCCCGCCCCCACGACAGCAGCCCGTCCGGCAGTGACGAAACCGGGCAGCCCACCTCTCAGGACGACTCCTGA
- the prmC gene encoding peptide chain release factor N(5)-glutamine methyltransferase yields MPTLEALQRSLTQRLAHAGIPSAAQEVRALLMHVLNLDWSGLVLAGGRVLTAAQVQQTEALIARRLTREPLQHLIGAVEWGGIHLKVTPAALIPRPETETLLHLALEALSGRTAPAVLDVGTGSGALALGIKAARPAARVTATDLSAEALALARQNADLLHLEVAFLEADLLRGVPGTFDLIVSNPPYLPEADEAAAEPEVRHDPRQALYSGPDGLTLARQLMRQAAALLNPGGVVLLELDPRNVERLAHELHLSGWHAQIHPDLTGRLRFLEASATPPT; encoded by the coding sequence CTGCCCACACTCGAAGCGCTCCAGCGCAGCCTGACCCAGCGGCTTGCACACGCGGGCATTCCCTCTGCGGCTCAGGAGGTAAGAGCGCTGCTGATGCATGTGCTGAACCTCGACTGGAGCGGGCTGGTGCTGGCAGGCGGGCGGGTGCTGACGGCGGCACAGGTGCAGCAGACCGAAGCACTGATCGCTCGCCGCCTGACACGCGAGCCGCTGCAACACCTGATCGGCGCAGTGGAGTGGGGCGGCATTCATCTGAAGGTGACGCCCGCCGCCCTGATTCCGCGCCCGGAAACCGAGACGCTGCTGCACCTGGCACTGGAAGCGCTGAGCGGGCGCACGGCTCCAGCGGTGCTGGACGTGGGAACGGGGAGCGGAGCGCTGGCGCTGGGGATCAAAGCGGCCCGGCCTGCTGCCCGCGTGACCGCGACCGATCTGAGTGCAGAGGCGTTGGCGCTGGCCCGCCAGAACGCCGATCTGCTGCATCTGGAGGTGGCGTTCCTGGAGGCCGACCTGCTGCGGGGCGTGCCGGGCACCTTCGACCTGATCGTATCCAACCCGCCGTATCTGCCCGAGGCCGACGAAGCCGCCGCCGAGCCGGAAGTGCGCCACGATCCCCGGCAGGCGCTCTACAGCGGCCCCGACGGTCTGACGCTGGCACGCCAGCTGATGCGGCAGGCCGCAGCGCTGCTGAACCCCGGCGGCGTGGTGCTGCTCGAACTCGATCCGCGCAACGTGGAGCGGCTGGCACACGAGCTGCACCTGAGCGGCTGGCACGCACAGATACACCCCGACCTGACCGGGCGGCTGCGCTTTCTGGAGGCCAGCGCCACGCCGCCGACCTGA
- the minD gene encoding septum site-determining protein MinD: protein MNAKVIVVTSGKGGVGKTTTTANMGAALAKLGEKVVVIDVDVGLRNLDVVMGLESRVVFDLIDVLEGKCRLSQALIRDKRVENLYLLPASQTRDKDALSPEAFKASVRTLVEDEGFDRVLIDSPAGIESGFKTAAAPAEGALVVVNPEVSSVRDADRIIGLLEAQGVREIRLVINRLRPKMVARGDMLSEGDILEILGVKPLGIVPEDEGILVSTNVGEPAVLGKTKAGAAFMDTARRLRGEDVPYPKLDEDTGFLAALRRLFGVS, encoded by the coding sequence ATGAATGCCAAGGTTATTGTCGTCACCAGCGGAAAAGGTGGCGTGGGGAAAACCACCACGACGGCCAATATGGGCGCGGCACTCGCCAAGCTCGGTGAAAAGGTCGTCGTGATCGATGTGGATGTCGGCCTGCGGAATCTCGATGTGGTGATGGGCCTGGAAAGCCGCGTGGTCTTCGACCTGATCGACGTGCTGGAGGGAAAATGCCGTCTGTCGCAGGCGCTGATTCGTGACAAGCGCGTCGAGAATCTGTATCTGCTGCCTGCCTCGCAGACCCGCGACAAGGACGCCCTCAGCCCGGAGGCGTTCAAGGCGTCGGTGCGGACGCTGGTCGAGGACGAGGGGTTTGACCGCGTGCTGATCGATTCTCCGGCGGGCATCGAGAGCGGCTTCAAAACGGCTGCTGCGCCCGCCGAAGGCGCACTGGTGGTCGTCAATCCAGAGGTGTCGAGCGTGCGCGACGCCGACCGCATCATCGGCCTGCTGGAAGCGCAGGGCGTGCGTGAGATTCGGCTGGTCATCAACCGGCTGCGGCCCAAGATGGTGGCACGCGGCGACATGCTCTCGGAAGGCGACATTCTGGAGATTCTGGGCGTCAAGCCCCTCGGAATCGTGCCGGAAGACGAGGGCATTCTGGTGAGCACCAACGTGGGCGAACCGGCGGTGCTGGGCAAGACCAAGGCGGGCGCGGCCTTTATGGACACTGCCCGGCGTCTGCGAGGCGAAGACGTTCCCTATCCGAAGCTCGATGAGGACACGGGATTTCTGGCGGCCCTGCGGCGGCTGTTCGGGGTGAGCTGA
- a CDS encoding 3'-5' exonuclease gives MPTAVDPAAEYVVFDLETTGLSHERDAIVEIGAMRVRGGQVLHGEVFQTLVHPQDAAGNSVSIPWYTQRVHGISDSMVRGAPRLDSVLPEFLEFVGGAAVVAHNISFDSGFMRAAARRHGLIWQPARELCTVQLSRRAFPNERGHKLDALAMRLGLEFEAGGRHRSLGDVRVTAEAFVQLMQRLELASSAAK, from the coding sequence GTGCCAACCGCTGTAGACCCTGCCGCCGAGTATGTCGTGTTCGACCTGGAAACCACTGGCCTCAGCCACGAGCGCGACGCCATCGTGGAAATCGGGGCGATGCGGGTACGTGGTGGTCAGGTGCTGCACGGCGAGGTGTTTCAGACACTGGTGCACCCCCAGGACGCCGCCGGAAACAGCGTTTCAATTCCCTGGTACACCCAGCGCGTTCACGGCATCAGCGACAGCATGGTTCGCGGTGCGCCGCGCCTCGACAGTGTGTTACCCGAGTTTCTGGAATTTGTCGGCGGCGCGGCGGTAGTGGCGCACAATATCTCGTTCGACAGCGGGTTCATGCGGGCGGCAGCCCGGCGGCACGGCCTGATCTGGCAGCCTGCCCGCGAGCTGTGTACCGTTCAGCTGTCGCGCCGGGCTTTTCCGAACGAGCGCGGTCACAAGCTGGATGCCCTCGCCATGCGCCTGGGGCTGGAATTCGAGGCCGGGGGCCGTCACCGCAGCCTGGGTGACGTGCGCGTGACCGCCGAGGCGTTCGTGCAACTGATGCAGCGCCTGGAACTGGCAAGCAGCGCCGCGAAATAA
- a CDS encoding FtsW/RodA/SpoVE family cell cycle protein → MRFDLRLPVIVAALLVVGLMTVSTAALAPRVSPGIFQKQLLGLGLSVLPIALLWWAGRDRIYRTAPILYGLALLLQASTFVIGKDVNGQQNWLVLGPVQFQPLELLKLALILMLPLVMREGYKGLRSYAAPLAVFLPAFGLVVVQDFGGAMVLGVMFLAILLVFRMPLLHVLGLLLVVGVAYPTVIFPHLKPYQQDRLTIFIDPYKDARGQGYQVIQSTIAIGSGGMMGKGYKKGTQSHNGFVPEAHTDFAFATWAEEQGLVGGVAVLLLYAGLIWGLAGMASGSPRLQDQLLFAGVLGQIGFQAIENIGAALSMLPLTGITLPLISYGLSSLVMTLTTLGLAYVVYRDRFDKMI, encoded by the coding sequence GTGCGTTTCGATCTTCGTCTTCCCGTGATCGTGGCGGCGCTGCTGGTGGTCGGTCTGATGACCGTTTCCACCGCCGCGCTCGCTCCCCGTGTCAGCCCCGGCATCTTCCAGAAACAGCTGCTGGGGCTGGGCCTGTCCGTACTTCCCATTGCGCTGCTGTGGTGGGCCGGGCGCGACCGCATCTACCGCACCGCGCCGATTCTGTACGGGCTGGCGCTGCTGCTTCAGGCCAGCACCTTTGTCATCGGCAAAGACGTCAACGGGCAGCAGAACTGGCTGGTGCTGGGGCCGGTGCAGTTCCAGCCGCTCGAACTGCTGAAACTGGCGCTGATCCTGATGCTGCCGCTGGTGATGCGGGAGGGCTATAAGGGGCTGCGCTCGTATGCGGCTCCGCTGGCCGTGTTTCTGCCCGCCTTCGGGCTGGTGGTGGTGCAGGACTTCGGCGGGGCGATGGTGCTGGGCGTGATGTTCCTGGCGATTCTGCTGGTGTTCCGCATGCCGCTGCTGCACGTGCTGGGGCTGCTGCTGGTGGTGGGCGTGGCGTACCCGACGGTCATCTTTCCGCATCTTAAACCGTACCAGCAGGACCGCCTGACCATCTTTATCGACCCCTACAAAGATGCACGCGGGCAGGGGTATCAGGTCATTCAGAGCACCATCGCCATCGGGTCGGGCGGCATGATGGGCAAGGGCTACAAAAAGGGCACGCAGTCGCACAACGGCTTCGTGCCGGAAGCGCATACCGATTTCGCCTTCGCCACCTGGGCCGAGGAACAGGGACTGGTGGGCGGCGTGGCGGTGCTGCTGCTGTACGCAGGCCTGATCTGGGGACTGGCGGGCATGGCGTCGGGGTCGCCCAGACTCCAGGATCAACTGCTGTTCGCGGGCGTGCTGGGGCAGATCGGCTTTCAGGCCATCGAGAACATCGGCGCGGCCCTGAGCATGTTGCCATTGACCGGCATCACCCTGCCGCTCATCAGCTACGGCCTGAGTTCGCTGGTCATGACCCTGACCACGCTGGGGCTGGCGTATGTGGTGTACCGCGACAGGTTCGACAAGATGATCTGA
- the minE gene encoding cell division topological specificity factor MinE has protein sequence MFSFLRGRRSKDELKNRLEMVIAYDRAQIPPGKVDALRQDLLEVVQRYFPTQGSNVEIEQRGDTVVLVANIPLGGREK, from the coding sequence ATGTTCAGTTTTTTGAGGGGTCGGCGCAGCAAGGATGAACTCAAGAACCGCCTGGAAATGGTGATCGCCTACGACCGCGCCCAGATTCCGCCGGGCAAAGTCGATGCGCTCCGCCAGGATCTGCTGGAAGTGGTGCAGCGCTATTTTCCGACCCAGGGCAGCAACGTCGAGATCGAGCAGCGCGGCGATACCGTGGTGCTGGTCGCCAACATTCCGCTGGGCGGGCGCGAAAAATAA
- a CDS encoding aminotransferase-like domain-containing protein, with protein MTATDAPSAVSPSSFDWEGAFSPQARRLGSSAIREILKITQRPEIISFAGGLPAPELFPIEAVREAANTVLSTYGAAALQYSTTEGHLPLREWLAARAGIDAANVQIMTGSQQSLDLLGKMLIGEGDVVLVEAPTYLGALQSFNPYGPQYVQMAADEEGIDLDALEEQLKTVKAKLLYAVPNFQNPTGRTLSLERRQRLVELTARHGIILIEDDPYGAIRFSGEPLPSLYELSLKMCGGPERSHVIYSGSFSKVLVPGLRDAWVQAALPIIRKLIQAKQGADLHTPTFNQMIISELVETVMPAQIERVKAVYGERAQHMMARMDAQFPAGVQHTTPQGGMFLWVTLPEQIDTVPLLEQAVKRLVAFVPGAPFYALGGGHNTMRLSFSSATLDQIETGIAALAQTIQEALD; from the coding sequence ATGACTGCCACCGATGCACCGTCTGCCGTGTCCCCTTCCTCGTTCGATTGGGAGGGCGCGTTTTCTCCTCAGGCACGCAGGCTCGGCAGCAGCGCCATCCGCGAGATTCTGAAGATCACGCAGCGCCCCGAGATCATCTCGTTTGCGGGCGGGCTGCCTGCCCCGGAACTGTTTCCGATAGAGGCGGTGCGGGAAGCGGCGAACACCGTGCTGAGCACCTACGGCGCGGCGGCCCTTCAGTACAGCACGACCGAGGGGCATCTGCCGCTGCGTGAGTGGCTGGCGGCGCGGGCGGGCATCGACGCAGCCAACGTGCAGATCATGACCGGAAGTCAGCAATCGCTCGATCTGCTGGGCAAGATGCTGATCGGAGAAGGCGACGTGGTGCTGGTCGAAGCGCCGACGTATCTGGGGGCCTTGCAGTCGTTCAATCCGTATGGCCCCCAGTACGTGCAGATGGCCGCCGACGAGGAAGGCATCGATCTGGACGCTCTGGAAGAGCAGCTGAAGACCGTGAAGGCCAAGCTGCTGTACGCGGTTCCCAACTTCCAGAATCCCACCGGACGGACGCTCAGTCTGGAGCGGCGGCAGCGGCTGGTCGAACTGACCGCTCGGCACGGCATCATTCTGATCGAGGATGATCCTTACGGCGCGATTCGTTTCAGCGGTGAGCCGTTGCCGAGTCTGTACGAGCTGAGCCTGAAGATGTGCGGCGGCCCGGAGCGCAGCCACGTCATCTACAGCGGCTCGTTTTCGAAGGTGCTGGTGCCGGGCCTGCGCGACGCCTGGGTTCAGGCAGCGCTGCCGATCATCCGCAAGCTGATTCAGGCCAAACAGGGAGCCGACCTGCACACGCCGACCTTCAACCAGATGATCATCTCCGAGCTGGTCGAAACGGTGATGCCCGCGCAGATCGAGCGCGTCAAGGCGGTCTACGGCGAGCGTGCCCAGCACATGATGGCCCGCATGGACGCGCAGTTCCCGGCGGGCGTGCAGCACACCACGCCGCAGGGGGGCATGTTCCTGTGGGTCACGCTGCCCGAGCAGATCGACACAGTTCCGCTGCTCGAACAGGCGGTCAAGCGCCTCGTGGCCTTTGTGCCGGGTGCGCCGTTCTACGCACTGGGCGGCGGGCACAACACCATGCGCCTCAGTTTTTCCTCGGCTACCCTCGACCAGATCGAGACTGGCATCGCCGCGCTTGCTCAGACCATTCAGGAAGCTCTCGACTGA
- a CDS encoding ABC transporter permease yields the protein MTARPSRVPASGVVRPPLPLGWWLLLAAVALAVLSPLLLLLWQSLLNNPFFAPVKTVGVAAYTQVLSDPAFWRAFGNSGVLALAMIFIAVPLGALLAFLVTKTDLPFAKVFEVLLLTPIFVSPIVLGVGFIVSLGPSGFVSAWFKTLFHLDAAPWSVYTLPAIALIAGLTHVPYVYLYVSTTMKNLDASLEEAARLSGAGVWKVMTSVTLPLVRPSLIYSAMLMLLLGFEIFGLPLVLGDARGVDVITTYLYRLTAITGVPAYGPMAVVAMILICMALVIVFMQRALTRTRGSYVSLGSKGYRAERLKLGNLRWPLALVISAYLLYAVVTPMAGVLLRSLVRSWGPGVNLLDALTLANYQAIFNTPDLARSVLNTLVVALVGGAAAVAIYLFVALGIQRAPKGVSRTLDYLAGLPRAVPGLIMGLALFWLFIFVPVLKPIRPTLLSIAIAYTIVWMPYGVRLITAALGQVSRDLEEAARISGATATGAFVRATLPVLRPGLIAAWLLIFMQFVREYSSGVYLLSPGTEVLGAQIVQLWSTGAVDAIAALSSLQIIIIVAVYAIATRIGVRPG from the coding sequence ATGACGGCGCGGCCTTCCAGAGTGCCCGCGTCCGGGGTGGTTCGCCCACCTCTGCCGCTGGGCTGGTGGCTGCTGCTGGCAGCGGTGGCCCTCGCGGTGCTGTCGCCGCTGCTGCTGTTGCTGTGGCAGAGCCTGCTGAACAATCCGTTCTTTGCTCCGGTCAAGACGGTGGGCGTAGCGGCGTATACCCAGGTGCTCAGCGACCCGGCCTTCTGGCGGGCCTTCGGAAACAGCGGCGTGTTGGCCCTCGCCATGATCTTCATCGCGGTGCCGCTGGGTGCGCTGCTGGCCTTCCTGGTCACCAAGACCGATCTGCCGTTTGCCAAAGTCTTCGAGGTGCTGCTGCTCACGCCGATCTTCGTATCGCCCATCGTGCTGGGCGTGGGCTTCATCGTGTCGCTGGGGCCGAGCGGTTTTGTCAGCGCGTGGTTCAAGACGCTGTTTCACCTCGATGCTGCGCCCTGGTCGGTGTACACCCTGCCCGCCATCGCGCTGATCGCCGGTCTGACGCACGTGCCCTACGTGTATCTGTACGTGTCCACGACCATGAAAAACCTCGATGCCAGCCTGGAAGAAGCGGCGCGGCTGAGTGGAGCGGGCGTGTGGAAGGTGATGACCTCGGTGACGCTGCCGCTGGTGCGCCCGTCGCTGATCTACAGCGCCATGCTGATGCTGTTGCTGGGTTTCGAGATTTTCGGCCTGCCGCTGGTGCTGGGCGATGCACGCGGCGTCGATGTCATCACGACGTACCTGTACCGCCTGACCGCTATTACCGGCGTGCCCGCGTATGGCCCGATGGCCGTGGTCGCCATGATCCTGATCTGCATGGCGCTGGTGATCGTGTTCATGCAGCGTGCCCTCACGCGCACCCGGGGCAGCTACGTTTCGCTTGGCTCGAAGGGCTACCGCGCCGAACGTCTGAAGCTGGGCAATCTGCGCTGGCCGCTGGCGCTGGTCATTTCGGCGTATCTGCTGTACGCGGTGGTCACACCGATGGCGGGTGTGCTGCTCAGAAGTCTGGTGCGTTCGTGGGGGCCGGGCGTGAATCTGCTCGACGCCCTGACGCTCGCCAACTATCAGGCGATCTTCAATACGCCCGATCTGGCCCGCAGCGTGCTGAATACTCTGGTGGTGGCGCTGGTGGGCGGCGCGGCGGCAGTGGCGATCTACCTGTTCGTGGCGCTGGGCATTCAGCGTGCGCCCAAAGGCGTCAGCCGCACGCTCGACTATCTGGCGGGCCTGCCAAGGGCGGTTCCCGGCCTGATCATGGGTCTAGCGCTGTTCTGGCTGTTCATCTTCGTGCCGGTGCTCAAGCCGATCCGTCCCACGCTGCTCAGTATTGCCATCGCGTACACGATTGTCTGGATGCCTTACGGCGTGCGCCTGATCACGGCGGCGCTGGGGCAGGTCAGCCGCGATCTGGAAGAGGCCGCCCGCATCAGCGGGGCCACCGCCACCGGAGCGTTTGTGCGGGCCACGCTGCCCGTGCTGCGCCCCGGCCTGATCGCCGCGTGGCTGCTGATCTTCATGCAGTTCGTGCGCGAGTATTCCAGCGGCGTGTATCTGCTCAGCCCCGGAACCGAGGTGCTGGGCGCTCAGATCGTGCAGCTCTGGAGCACCGGAGCGGTCGATGCGATTGCGGCGCTCTCCAGCCTCCAGATCATCATCATCGTGGCCGTGTACGCCATCGCCACGCGCATCGGGGTTCGTCCGGGCTGA
- a CDS encoding ABC transporter substrate-binding protein yields the protein MSHVSSVRFTSVLSAALLALPLIAAPYAAAQAVPNGYPADYAKTIDAAKKEGKLVIYSSTDQASATPLLDDFKKEYPFVNVEYQDIGTSQLYSRFLAEAAAGSPSADLLWSSAMDLQVKLAADGYALSYASPESKNFAPENSYQNMAFGTTLEPAALIYNKRLVKAGDLPATHAAFAKLLSGGKLSGKLATWDPEKSGVGFTLMEYDNQSNKDFGAVSQGLGKAQAGLYSSTGAMLEKVVSGEALYGYNIIGSYALLRQQTVPDLGMKFWKDGTIAFQRVAFINKNAKAPNTAKLFLDYLLSRRGQLVMANKALIYSLRSDVAGKATRTTLTQQVGGAANLKIIAVDKRLLDNLVPATRNAFLDIWRKNVKGQ from the coding sequence ATGTCGCACGTGTCGTCTGTTCGCTTTACTTCTGTTCTGTCTGCCGCGCTACTCGCCCTTCCGCTGATCGCTGCGCCGTATGCGGCAGCCCAGGCGGTGCCCAACGGCTATCCCGCCGACTACGCCAAAACCATTGACGCCGCCAAGAAAGAAGGCAAACTGGTCATCTACTCCAGTACCGACCAGGCCAGCGCTACCCCGCTGCTCGACGATTTCAAGAAGGAATACCCCTTCGTGAACGTCGAATATCAGGACATCGGCACCTCGCAGCTGTACAGCCGTTTTCTGGCCGAGGCAGCGGCAGGCAGCCCCAGCGCCGATCTGCTGTGGAGCAGCGCGATGGATTTGCAGGTGAAGCTTGCTGCCGATGGCTACGCCCTGAGCTACGCCTCGCCCGAAAGCAAGAACTTCGCGCCCGAAAACAGCTATCAGAACATGGCCTTCGGCACCACGCTCGAACCCGCCGCCCTGATCTACAACAAGCGGCTGGTGAAGGCGGGCGACCTGCCCGCGACCCACGCAGCCTTTGCCAAGCTGCTGAGCGGCGGCAAGCTGAGCGGCAAACTGGCGACCTGGGACCCCGAGAAGTCGGGCGTGGGCTTTACGCTGATGGAATACGACAACCAGAGCAACAAGGACTTCGGCGCGGTGTCGCAGGGGCTGGGCAAGGCGCAGGCGGGCCTGTACAGCAGCACCGGGGCGATGCTGGAAAAGGTGGTCAGCGGTGAGGCGCTGTACGGTTACAACATCATCGGGAGCTACGCGCTGCTGCGTCAGCAGACGGTGCCCGATCTGGGTATGAAGTTCTGGAAAGACGGCACCATCGCCTTCCAGCGGGTCGCCTTCATCAACAAGAACGCCAAGGCCCCCAACACCGCCAAGCTGTTCCTGGATTACCTGCTGTCGCGCCGGGGCCAGCTGGTCATGGCGAACAAAGCCCTGATCTACTCGCTCCGCAGCGACGTGGCGGGCAAGGCCACCCGCACCACCCTGACGCAGCAGGTGGGCGGCGCGGCCAACCTCAAGATCATCGCGGTCGATAAGCGGCTGCTCGACAACCTGGTTCCGGCTACCCGAAACGCCTTCCTGGACATCTGGCGCAAGAACGTCAAGGGGCAGTAA
- a CDS encoding MraY family glycosyltransferase produces MLDALSKLAQHVGISNLAGGGAVIVALIFLTALVFTWRFIPGIRDFAIRVGWADMPNERRLNKVPLPNAGGLAIFAGFVVSVVVAWALRPIVIQDVQIQMLAILLGATILVLTGFIDDQFNLSPLFRLCVQLLCAVLLVVNGLHIDFNAIPFLPNVAEKLNQPLGVAITIIWVVGLTNAMNLLDGVDGVVGGVSFVASTVLLVTAAQFPDRGAAVLLLAGLGGSALGYLRHNYNPSRIIMGDAGSYLFGYTLAAVSMLGTLKFSVGASLFVPLLVMALPILDTTQVVVGRLARGIRNPLGHPDKTHLHHRLLAATGQARRTSLIMWIVALVCGVVGMVVQGVPGSAIVSTVVFIGLCLWFVAYRRVRAHDREAALQVADGEPEGNS; encoded by the coding sequence ATGCTCGACGCCCTTTCCAAGCTGGCCCAACACGTGGGTATCTCCAATCTGGCAGGTGGCGGCGCAGTGATCGTCGCCCTGATCTTTCTGACGGCCCTGGTCTTTACCTGGCGCTTTATCCCCGGCATCCGCGACTTTGCCATCCGGGTCGGCTGGGCCGACATGCCCAACGAGCGGCGACTGAACAAGGTGCCGCTGCCCAATGCGGGTGGCCTCGCCATTTTCGCGGGCTTCGTGGTGTCGGTGGTGGTGGCCTGGGCGCTGCGCCCCATCGTGATTCAGGACGTGCAGATTCAGATGCTCGCCATCCTGCTGGGGGCGACCATTCTGGTGCTGACGGGCTTTATCGACGATCAGTTCAACCTCTCGCCGCTGTTCCGGCTGTGCGTGCAACTGCTGTGCGCGGTGCTGCTGGTGGTGAACGGGTTGCACATCGACTTCAACGCCATTCCCTTCCTGCCCAACGTCGCCGAGAAGCTCAATCAGCCGCTGGGCGTGGCGATCACGATCATCTGGGTGGTGGGCCTGACCAACGCCATGAACCTGCTCGACGGTGTAGACGGCGTGGTGGGCGGCGTCAGCTTTGTGGCGAGTACCGTGCTGCTGGTGACGGCGGCGCAGTTTCCTGACCGGGGCGCGGCGGTGCTGCTGCTGGCGGGGCTGGGCGGCAGCGCTCTGGGCTATCTGCGCCACAACTACAATCCCAGCCGCATCATCATGGGCGACGCCGGATCGTATCTGTTCGGTTACACGCTGGCCGCTGTGTCGATGCTGGGCACCCTGAAGTTCAGCGTCGGAGCCAGCCTGTTCGTGCCGCTGCTCGTGATGGCGCTGCCAATTCTCGATACCACTCAGGTGGTCGTCGGGCGGCTGGCACGCGGCATCCGTAATCCGCTGGGCCACCCCGACAAGACCCACCTGCATCACCGTCTGCTCGCTGCGACCGGACAGGCCCGCCGCACCTCGCTGATCATGTGGATCGTGGCGCTGGTCTGCGGGGTGGTCGGCATGGTGGTGCAGGGCGTTCCTGGATCGGCCATTGTGTCCACGGTGGTATTTATCGGCCTGTGCCTATGGTTTGTGGCCTACCGCCGGGTTCGCGCCCATGACCGCGAGGCGGCTCTACAGGTGGCTGACGGCGAACCGGAAGGCAACAGCTGA